The following proteins are co-located in the Flavobacterium sp. CECT 9288 genome:
- a CDS encoding AsmA family protein — protein sequence MNIINHLKAMPYNKILKGVGVFIVVLVAVLVLVTGLFSWYFTSHKKEIVALVNAKINEKSTASVVIGDIDYKLFKGFPSMTLALSQVVVRDSMWQAHKRTLLRAEKIELRLNVIALLGNQIEMDKIEIQHAKIHLFKGKNGLDNTLLFRVKPKNKEENKKSPPSIDQIILSQVRFISEHQENHKLFDFDSISLQSKVQYDGDNWHAFADLSTHARSMAFNTQRGSFIENKKVEGLLGLDFNAESNSIAVVSKELAIGNTFFEVDARFNLDPNTSPFKIALNATLLWREASSLLSNNISEKVNQFDFKKPIQVGCTINGDMSKTGDPEIIVQAKIKNNDLKLPDGLITACTFDATFTNNYKKGAGFNDANSAITITDMKGKFKTIPFEIPIGIILNLEKTEAAGSFRSNFSITQLNQVINKELMHFSGGQAKVNLDFKFDVQKLRIKKPKFTGNVYVKDAIVNYGPRNLTFLKTDIQLDFTEKALLIKKINFKDNRNSVFMDGRIDNFMTLYYDNPEKMIVNWDIYAPFLDVKQCIVALTSSSGKPAIQEKSQDSFSKELYEVIDKCQVVLKLKADKMTYSKLVATQTKATIVLANNSLRVNNASVQCAGGTVDFEGQLTPEKDHFKWQSETKIQKVNLNQFLEGLNNFGITSFEPRNVKGKLTATAAVQGLLQPGGQLKTNSMTGVAKFEVVKGALIDFKPITNIAKFAFPFRDVNTISFSDLSGDFKINGEKIQVNALKVSSNVLNLDAKGVYSYGRGTRLAMTIPLRNPKKDHLLATDKEREEKRTKGIVLHLLAADVDGKIKIKWNKNHE from the coding sequence TTGAATATAATAAACCATCTCAAAGCCATGCCTTACAATAAAATCTTAAAGGGTGTTGGTGTTTTTATAGTGGTACTTGTGGCTGTATTGGTGCTAGTTACCGGACTCTTCTCTTGGTATTTTACAAGCCATAAAAAAGAAATTGTAGCACTTGTAAATGCTAAAATCAATGAAAAAAGCACCGCGTCAGTAGTTATAGGTGACATAGATTATAAGTTGTTCAAGGGTTTTCCTAGCATGACATTGGCTTTAAGCCAAGTTGTAGTAAGAGATAGCATGTGGCAAGCACACAAAAGGACACTGCTTCGTGCCGAAAAAATCGAGTTGCGATTGAACGTAATAGCACTTTTGGGCAATCAAATTGAAATGGATAAAATTGAAATTCAGCATGCCAAAATCCATCTTTTTAAAGGGAAAAACGGTTTAGACAATACGCTTTTGTTTCGGGTTAAACCCAAAAATAAAGAGGAGAATAAAAAATCGCCACCATCCATTGATCAAATAATTTTAAGCCAAGTTCGGTTTATATCTGAGCATCAAGAAAACCACAAACTGTTTGATTTTGATTCCATTTCTTTGCAAAGTAAAGTGCAATATGATGGAGATAATTGGCATGCCTTCGCTGATTTGAGTACACACGCAAGAAGCATGGCATTTAACACACAAAGAGGTAGTTTTATAGAAAATAAAAAAGTGGAAGGCCTTTTGGGTTTAGATTTTAATGCCGAAAGTAATTCCATTGCTGTGGTGTCTAAGGAACTGGCTATAGGAAATACGTTTTTTGAGGTTGATGCCCGTTTTAATTTAGACCCTAATACATCACCTTTTAAAATTGCGTTAAACGCGACCTTGCTTTGGCGTGAAGCCTCAAGTTTATTGAGCAATAACATTAGTGAAAAGGTAAATCAATTTGATTTTAAAAAACCCATTCAGGTGGGTTGTACTATAAACGGAGACATGAGTAAAACGGGTGATCCGGAAATTATAGTGCAAGCCAAAATAAAAAACAATGATTTAAAACTTCCTGATGGACTAATTACAGCCTGCACCTTTGATGCTACGTTTACCAATAATTATAAAAAAGGAGCGGGTTTTAATGATGCTAATTCAGCCATTACGATTACCGATATGAAAGGAAAGTTTAAAACCATCCCTTTTGAAATTCCTATCGGAATCATTTTGAATTTGGAGAAAACAGAAGCAGCTGGAAGTTTTCGATCTAATTTCTCGATTACACAATTGAATCAAGTGATCAATAAAGAATTGATGCATTTTTCTGGCGGTCAAGCCAAAGTGAATTTAGATTTTAAGTTTGATGTTCAAAAGTTACGCATTAAAAAACCCAAGTTTACTGGTAATGTTTATGTTAAAGATGCTATTGTAAATTATGGCCCACGAAACCTGACGTTTCTTAAAACCGATATACAACTTGACTTTACAGAGAAAGCGTTGCTCATTAAAAAAATTAATTTCAAGGACAACCGCAACTCGGTTTTTATGGACGGTCGTATAGACAATTTCATGACCCTGTACTATGACAATCCTGAAAAAATGATTGTGAATTGGGATATCTACGCTCCTTTTTTAGATGTGAAACAATGTATAGTAGCCTTAACGAGTAGCAGTGGTAAGCCAGCCATTCAAGAAAAATCACAAGATTCATTCTCAAAAGAATTGTATGAAGTCATAGATAAATGCCAAGTTGTACTAAAGCTAAAAGCAGATAAAATGACGTACAGCAAACTTGTGGCTACCCAAACCAAAGCAACAATTGTATTGGCAAATAATTCTTTACGCGTAAATAATGCCAGCGTGCAATGTGCAGGCGGAACCGTAGATTTTGAAGGGCAATTGACTCCAGAAAAAGATCATTTTAAATGGCAGTCAGAAACAAAAATACAGAAAGTAAACTTGAATCAATTTTTAGAAGGATTGAACAACTTTGGCATCACATCTTTTGAACCTCGCAATGTCAAAGGGAAGCTTACCGCAACTGCTGCCGTGCAAGGACTGTTGCAACCTGGCGGACAGCTTAAAACCAACTCCATGACAGGTGTAGCCAAATTTGAAGTGGTAAAAGGAGCGTTGATAGATTTTAAACCTATTACTAACATTGCCAAGTTTGCCTTTCCTTTTCGTGATGTAAATACTATTTCCTTCAGTGATTTATCAGGTGATTTCAAAATAAATGGTGAAAAAATTCAGGTAAACGCTTTAAAAGTGAGTTCGAATGTGCTGAATTTAGATGCAAAAGGAGTATATTCGTATGGTAGAGGAACTCGCTTGGCTATGACTATTCCATTGCGAAATCCAAAAAAAGATCACTTACTCGCAACGGATAAAGAGCGAGAAGAAAAACGTACCAAAGGCATCGTGTTGCACTTACTAGCCGCAGATGTCGATGGGAAAATTAAAATTAAATGGAACAAAAATCATGAATAA
- a CDS encoding nuclear transport factor 2 family protein — translation MNKAIFFSKSVCLFVVVFLVCGAPFATAQQQKDKDAIHTVLNNWHKAAAEANYKDYFSLMTDDAVFIGTDATENWDKKAFQAYAKPHFDKGKAWSFTPLERHLFFDKTGTTAWFDELLDTQMKICRGSGVLIKVGNQWKIQHYVLSMTIPNENSSKVIELKAASESVIIDKLKAQGIKN, via the coding sequence ATGAATAAAGCAATTTTTTTCAGTAAGTCTGTATGTCTTTTTGTAGTAGTTTTTTTGGTGTGTGGAGCACCTTTTGCAACAGCACAACAGCAAAAAGATAAAGACGCCATTCATACCGTACTCAATAATTGGCACAAAGCCGCAGCAGAAGCAAACTATAAAGACTATTTTAGTTTAATGACCGATGATGCCGTTTTTATTGGCACCGATGCAACAGAAAATTGGGATAAAAAAGCCTTTCAAGCCTACGCAAAACCTCATTTTGATAAAGGTAAAGCTTGGAGTTTTACACCGCTGGAACGACATTTGTTTTTTGATAAAACCGGAACTACAGCTTGGTTTGATGAATTGCTTGACACCCAAATGAAAATTTGCAGAGGATCTGGTGTTTTGATAAAAGTGGGAAATCAGTGGAAAATACAGCATTATGTTTTATCCATGACCATTCCTAATGAAAATTCTAGCAAAGTGATTGAATTGAAAGCAGCAAGCGAGTCGGTTATTATCGATAAGCTCAAAGCTCAAGGAATAAAAAACTAA